In Mucilaginibacter celer, one DNA window encodes the following:
- a CDS encoding FAD-dependent monooxygenase, translated as MHVNKKVLISGASIAGPTLAFWLSKYGFDVTIVERSKSLRMGGQNLDIRGAGRAVARMMGIEKEILAANTGEIGLQFVDSDNKVKAAFPSDGAGSFTSEAEILRGDLVNILYNHTKNDVEYVFGKHITAINQHDNKVNVTFNDDNKEAYDLLIAADGVRSTTRALIFGDEPKVKFTGLYNAWYTIPKIETDTQWARWYTATGSRVMLIRPDNHGTVRASFSFLSDDADIQKLSAGEQKKILKEKLSGAGWEEKRLTDEIEKSDDVYFDGISQIHAPRWFNGRTGMIGDAAYCPTPLTGMGTTLAIVGAYLLAAELSRHNKHEDAFIAYEKCMRPFVEKVQSLPPGVPWLAHPKSKFGVAVVNTVAGILASSFVKRIGKLFESKNKDVTKDEIELPDFKTV; from the coding sequence ATGCACGTTAATAAAAAGGTACTGATCTCCGGTGCAAGTATTGCCGGCCCTACGCTGGCGTTTTGGCTTTCTAAATACGGCTTTGATGTTACGATAGTGGAACGTTCGAAATCGCTAAGAATGGGCGGCCAAAATCTGGATATAAGAGGTGCTGGTCGCGCTGTTGCGAGAATGATGGGCATAGAAAAAGAGATCCTTGCTGCAAATACCGGGGAGATCGGCCTGCAGTTTGTTGATAGCGATAACAAGGTTAAGGCTGCCTTTCCAAGCGATGGTGCCGGAAGCTTCACCAGCGAAGCAGAAATTTTGCGGGGCGACCTTGTTAATATACTTTACAACCATACGAAAAATGATGTAGAATATGTCTTTGGTAAGCACATAACAGCAATTAACCAGCACGATAACAAGGTTAATGTAACCTTCAATGATGATAACAAGGAGGCATATGATTTGCTGATCGCCGCCGATGGCGTTCGGTCAACCACACGGGCGTTGATTTTCGGCGATGAGCCCAAAGTTAAATTTACCGGATTATATAATGCCTGGTACACCATCCCTAAAATAGAAACTGACACCCAGTGGGCACGCTGGTACACGGCAACGGGATCAAGGGTTATGTTGATCCGGCCGGATAATCATGGTACGGTCCGGGCATCATTTAGTTTTCTTTCAGATGATGCCGACATACAAAAGTTATCAGCAGGCGAACAAAAAAAGATCCTGAAAGAAAAACTATCAGGTGCCGGATGGGAAGAAAAGCGTTTGACGGACGAGATTGAAAAAAGCGATGATGTGTATTTCGACGGCATCAGTCAGATCCATGCCCCAAGGTGGTTCAATGGCCGTACAGGGATGATAGGTGATGCAGCTTATTGTCCCACACCTTTAACAGGGATGGGTACAACATTGGCTATTGTTGGCGCTTATTTGTTAGCAGCGGAACTGTCGCGGCATAATAAGCATGAAGACGCCTTCATCGCCTATGAAAAATGCATGCGCCCCTTTGTTGAAAAAGTTCAAAGCCTTCCCCCCGGAGTTCCGTGGCTTGCACATCCAAAATCTAAATTCGGCGTAGCCGTAGTTAATACGGTAGCGGGAATATTGGCAAGCAGTTTTGTTAAAAGAATCGGTAAACTTTTTGAAAGTAAAAACAAGGATGTGACGAAAGATGAAATTGAGCTGCCTGATTTTAAAACCGTTTAA
- a CDS encoding ferritin-like domain-containing protein, protein MATTTNATGVLNDLIEINNDRVAGFEKAIADIKEENIDLKQLFQGYAGQSRKNGQELAAFVGDAEEVETGNSVGGTLHRAWIDVKSIFGGSDRASILSEAERGEDAIKKAYNDALSGGELPAEAVQTVRSQATEINAAHDQIKALRDAAKN, encoded by the coding sequence ATGGCAACTACAACAAATGCAACAGGCGTACTGAACGACCTAATCGAGATTAACAACGACCGTGTAGCGGGTTTTGAAAAAGCTATCGCGGATATTAAAGAGGAAAACATTGACCTGAAGCAGTTGTTCCAGGGTTATGCGGGGCAAAGCCGCAAAAATGGCCAGGAGTTAGCTGCATTTGTTGGCGACGCCGAAGAAGTAGAAACAGGAAATAGTGTGGGCGGAACTTTGCACCGTGCATGGATTGATGTGAAATCGATCTTCGGTGGTAGTGACCGCGCCAGTATCCTCTCAGAAGCAGAGCGTGGTGAGGATGCGATCAAAAAAGCTTACAACGATGCCCTGAGCGGCGGCGAATTGCCGGCCGAAGCCGTACAAACGGTTCGCAGTCAGGCTACTGAGATCAACGCAGCGCATGACCAGATCAAGGCGTTGCGCGATGCTGCTAAAAACTAA
- a CDS encoding DUF4385 domain-containing protein: MTNRPSYLDFDKSTYAWKPDINYREHPELYRVGKGEQGVLICEPYKSEIGQYWRFLNGEVAEQSSEKIFDLFETYIANDDFVGADMARKYLQMGYTRARRYANYKGGKKYDAGDDYAQMERGTGEPEKAAAAAIFYKRWQAAESNMIYSSLKKKWKHERG, translated from the coding sequence ATGACTAACCGGCCATCTTACCTGGACTTTGACAAGTCTACATATGCCTGGAAACCGGACATCAATTACCGGGAGCACCCGGAATTGTACCGGGTGGGCAAAGGGGAACAGGGTGTTCTGATCTGCGAACCATATAAAAGTGAAATCGGGCAGTATTGGCGTTTTCTTAACGGGGAAGTCGCCGAACAGAGCAGCGAAAAAATATTCGATTTGTTCGAAACATATATAGCTAACGATGATTTTGTGGGGGCAGACATGGCACGCAAGTATTTACAGATGGGTTACACCCGTGCCCGCCGATATGCGAATTACAAAGGCGGCAAAAAATATGATGCCGGGGATGATTATGCACAAATGGAGCGGGGAACTGGAGAGCCGGAGAAAGCGGCAGCGGCAGCCATCTTTTATAAACGATGGCAAGCTGCAGAAAGCAATATGATTTACAGCAGCTTGAAAAAGAAATGGAAACATGAAA